A genomic segment from Lytechinus variegatus isolate NC3 chromosome 10, Lvar_3.0, whole genome shotgun sequence encodes:
- the LOC121422667 gene encoding von Willebrand factor A domain-containing protein 3A-like, with protein MDLLLGEEEEDRPGSTNTFDVGRSADEIFNVNDSEGEDEGEDVGRKGKNPGSQRRTFMTQPQLSARGGTRKKGRSKALEMRPPWVKPSTKRAVPTPDLMVTHINQTHDQLRARDMSAMFNEGQTSEDWLANHSVEHFKLTLKNLLTKGQVVKPSGMNQSGPARHLQFEASVVNEFEYKLYETIEMYHNRIKWLLKGSRKTFGMVKGRRIAILVDSSDANTGFGRISIFRQALTELIDEQLHDREMLHFISFGTEVDSLWDRPRFVNIRMLDEARAWVNRIRGSGGCNLMAALKKIFKTRDIDSIVVVLGSCADQSSDVLVDYVSQTICGGRIPLHCIAFDCNNHLTNLSLRKLAEASDGRYHVYSSGAEEQIYTGTDITLLLREIKRAQDVINKIAEMRQGMMGDALVSILNEISLEVQKLPQSRFLPRPPNHAGPLTIDEPASFIPKASHDWLLQNGLKAKKLTLYQVLAPNAFAPIEEFIPIIRKSVRSQTHEKAMTQFEWHDGSIKNVHVDPTLLYDYQKQLGAMVKLYERRIDWLSKDSRRLFGTIIEKKVVILIDLSLSNVNYLVHIQHSVRLLLEQQLANKEAFNIIGFGSTARAWRPCMQEPTIANLQNAWKWVLGLECNGSRNFLAALRMALENDEDRKRQSVVGGLYLFTSGIPDQASDVICSFMEEASAGQSTKVHSVLFNIDDYDNAEGTIPGRYANITQTAECLRTLGHVTGGRFHWFRETGIIESDDIKLILCEMDKAVNYSQKCAMLVESVKRRSPKYDNKTTEETKMLPMRPSSAKKALTAPKHTGLSLARLQIQDNKEREERRTTAWRPSSASKKSLVPTPPEPVVNPHRANHLAKNNNEKEKKKRPTSAKKQPFYTENKNEVGSVYKQYPEGKKGGKKVVPHPSIPDREDIMTSNLWLKKYGLGKLRLDLTKLVSGPDCAHAKRHINTLNKTVSAKYCTIFPSVNIKGKVKHLQLQAHELLEYEEQVESVLRRYLRRLQWLLGSSRRTFGTVVEKRVVVLVDTSGSMVTHMEDLKKDLVSLIWDQFKRENISFNIIRFSADIEPWRPQIVEPTDTNCNDAVRWVSSFVPAGNTCTLEALSEAFREKDVDAIYLLTDGKPDSSTSKVFREIAQVNTVRGVKVHTISFNCNDESANTFLRQLSAMCRGRYHRIFAGMDGDLAVHRLLESDFKDTDYPVLPTFESDDLRLLTTEIEHARHFLAQSRSFRKLFGTTAKPHEKDKSRYDRIANSSLKQQKT; from the exons ATGGATTTGCTTCTaggggaagaggaagaagatag GCCTGGCTCAACAAACACCTTTGATGTAGGCCGATCTGCAGATGAAATATTCAATGTAAATGATAGTGAAGGAGAAGATGAAGGAGAAGATGTAGGCCGAAAAGGAAAGAATCCCGG TTCACAAAGAAGGACGTTCATGACGCAACCTCAGCTGAGCGCTAGAGGAGGCACGCGAAAGAAAGGGCGTAGCAAGGCACTGGAGATGAGACCTCCCTGGGTCAAGCCGTCAACAAAGAGGGCGGTACCAACACCGGATCTTATGGTTACTCATATCAACCAGACACATGATCAGCTT CGTGCACGGGACATGTCTGCCATGTTTAACGAAGGTCAGACATCAGAAGACTGGTTGGCAAACCATTCTGTAGAACATTTCAAACTGACTCTCAAGAACCTATTAACAAAGGGACAAGTTGTCAA ACCCAGTGGTATGAACCAAAGTGGTCCAGCAAGACACCTTCAGTTTGAAGCCAGTGTAGTGAATGAGTTTGAATACAAACTTTATGA AACCATTGAGATGTACCACAATAGGATTAAATGGTTATTGAAAGGCAGCAGAAAG acattTGGCATGGTTAAAGGACGAAGAATAGCCATACTTGTAGACAGCTCTGATGCAAACACAGGCTTTGGAAGAATATCAATCTTCAGACAGGCACTCACA GAGTTGATTGATGAACAGCTTCATGACAGAGAGATGcttcattttatatcatttggAACCGAAGTAGACTCGCTCTGGGATAGACCAAGATTTGTCAACATCAGAAT GTTGGATGAAGCCAGGGCGTGGGTCAACCGTATCCGAGGCAGCGGAGGATGCAACCTGATGGCTGCACTGAAGAAAATCTTCAAAACAAGAGATATAGACTCCATTGTAGTGGTCTTGGGAAGCTG TGCGGACCAAAGTTCTGATGTCCTGGTGGACTATGTATCTCAGACGATCTGTGGAGGGAGAATACCCTTGCATTGTATAGCATTTGACTGCAATAACCATCTCACAAAT TTATCTCTGAGAAAGTTAGCAGAAGCATCGGATGGACGTTATCATGTGTATTCCTCTGGTGCTGAG GAACAAATCTATACAGGCACCGATATCACGTTACTACTAAGGGAGATCAAGAGGGCTCAAGACGTCATCAACAAGATCGCTGAGATGAGGCAAGGCATGATGGGAGATGCGTTAGTAAGCATACTCAATGAG ATATCCCTTGAGGTTCAGAAGTTACCCCAGTCTCGATTCTTACCCAGACCTCCTAACCATGCTGGCCCTCTCACCATCGATGAACCCGCTTCATTCATTCCTAAGGCATCTCATGACTGGCTTCTACAGAATGGACTCAAAG CAAAGAAGCTGACACTATATCAGGTACTGGCTCCAAACGCCTTTGCACCTATTGAGGAATTCATCCCAATAATCAGGAAATCTGTACGCTCTCAAACACATGAA AAAGCGATGACTCAGTTTGAATGGCATGACGGTAGCATCAAGAACGTCCATGTGGACCCCACTCTCCTGTATGATTACCAGAAGCAGCTTGGTGCTATGGTCAAACTCTATGAGAGGAGAATAGACTGGCTCTCCAAAGATAGCAGGAGACTCTTTGGAACCATCATAGAGAAAAA gGTTGTCATCTTGATAGATCTGTCTCTCTCCAATGTAAACTACCTAGTCCACATCCAGCATTCAGTAAGGTTACTCTTAGAGCAACAGCTCGCAAACAAAGAAGCTTTTAACATCATCGG GTTTGGGAGCACAGCTCGTGCATGGAGACCATGTATGCAAGAACCTACAATAGCGAACCTACAGAATGCATGGAA GTGGGTACTGGGCTTAGAATGTAATGGAAGCAGAAACTTCCTAGCGGCTCTGAGAATGGCGCTGGAGAACGATGAGGACAGAAAACGACAGTCCG TTGTTGGAGGTCTCTACCTCTTCACCAGCGGTATCCCAGACCAAGCCTCCGATGTCATCTGTTCTTTCATGGAAGAAGCTTCAGCCGGCCAATCCACCAAGGTTCACTCTGTCCTCTTCAACATCGATGACTACGACAACGCCGAAGGCACCATCCCCGGTCGCTACGCCAACATCACGCAGACGGCCGAGTGCCTGAGGACGCTGGGCCATGTGACCGGTGGGCGGTTCCATTGGTTCCGAGAGACGGGGATCATCGAGAGTGACGATATCAAGTTGATTCTGTGTGAAATGGATAAAGCAGTCAATTATTCCCAAAAA TGTGCAATGTTGGTGGAATCTGTAAAAAGGAGATCACCAAAATAT GATAACAAGACAACAGAAGAGACCAAAATGCTTCCTATGAGACCTTCCTCTGCAAAGAAAGCTCTAACAGCTCCTAAACACACTGGACTTAGCTTGGCTAGATTG caAATTCAAGAcaataaagaaagagaggaaagaagAACAACAGCATGGAGACCATCTAGTGCATCTAAGAAATCATTAGTGCCTACCC CTCCTGAACCAGTTGTCAACCCACACAGAGCTAACCATCTGGCCAAGAATAACAacgagaaagaaaagaagaaacgTCCTACCAGCGCCAAGAAACAACCCTTCTatacagaaaacaaaaatgaagttG GTTCTGTGTACAAGCAGTATCCcgaaggaaagaaaggagggaaGAAGGTGGTTCCTCATCCTTCTATACCAGACAGGGAAGACATTATGACATCAAACCTG TGGTTGAAGAAATATGGCCTTGGCAAGTTACGGTTGGACCTGACCAAGCTAGTCTCTGGTCCAGACTGTGCCCATGCAAAGCGTCACATCAACACACTCAACAAAACTGTATCTGCAAA GTATTGCACCATATTTCCAAGTGTTAATATTAAG ggGAAAGTTAAGCATCTCCAACTCCAGGCTCATGAGCTCCTGGAGTACGAGGAGCAGGTGGAGTCGGTGCTCAGGAGGTATCTGAGAAGGCTCCAATGGCTCCTGGGTTCCAGCAGGAGAACATTTGGTACTGTTGTGGAGAAAAGG GTGGTTGTTCTAGTGGATACGTCTGGTTCAATGGTAACCCACATGGAAGACCTGAAGAAAGATTTAGTCTCGCTGATTTGGGATCAGTTCAAGAGAGAGAATATCAG cTTCAACATCATCCGCTTCTCTGCTGACATAGAGCCATGGAGGCCTCAGATCGTTGAACCTACTGATACAAACTGCAATGATGCAGTGAGATGGGTTTCATCCTTTGTACCGGCAGGAAATACATGCACCTTAGAAGCTCTCAGT GAGGCATTCAGAGAGAAGGACGTGGATGCCATCTATCTGCTCACAGATGGTAAACCGGACAGTAGCACTTCCAAGGTCTTCAGAGAGATTGCCCAGGTCAACACGGTGCGAGGGGTCAAAGTTCATACCATCTCCTTCAACTGCAATGATGA